In Halodesulfovibrio marinisediminis DSM 17456, the sequence CTCTACCAAATGTGCGTGTGCAAGCACTTGTGGCTGCAACAAAAAATCTTGTTCCTTACTGAACCTATGCACAAAATCCTCAACTCTGAGGCGATATTGTTTTCCAACGACAGTGCGCTGTGCTGACAAGGCTTGAATCATGACAGTGTCATCATCTGTAAACCAGACAAGCCAATAGCGTTTTTCCTGTTCTGCTGATGCAGCGTCCTGTTCAGATTCAAATGTGGAATACACACCTTTATATTCTAAATGCAACACAACGTACTTCCTAATAACGTTCGAATTACTAAGGATACTACCTGTTCTTTATTGCCTGCAGGAACTTTTGCGCAGGTTCCAACTTTGGATTTTCCACAAGAGCGCGATGCAGCCATCTTTTACAATCGGACATTTTTCGTAAATCGTAATATACACGAGCGATGTTATAACACAGATGATCATCATTAGGAGAAAGCTCAATTGCTTTCAAGTAATGTTTTAAAGCAATTTCCGGCTCCTGCACTTTTCTCAAACGCTTCCCGAAATCATTAAACAGATGTTTATGCCTAGGTTTCCATGGAACATCCTTTTCAGGAACCGCCAACAATATGCGCCTGCCCTGCTTCAAGTATCCACCGCGCAGCATTGTCATGCCCTTATCAAACTTCTCTACAGCCTCTTCCTCTTCCTGCTTCAAGCCTGTTGTCTTTGCACTATGCGTCGGGACCTGTGCCAGCAGGGCATTTACGGCTTCCGTCTCCTGCAACTGAAGTTCAAGTTGCTCAGCTCCCACATTCACTGACTTTGCATCTAAAGCAAGCAAATTGGGTTCAAAAACATATTCCTCTTCAAACTCATCCCGATCAACAACTCGCTTACCACCAACCGGAGTCAAGTTACTTGTCAGTAACTGCACATATACGTTGCCTTCAGTACCTTCGCTTGCATACCAGTACCGCTTGGAAATGCTCTTTCTTCTCGTTGCACCCGCACCAATCCAAAGGCTGGACGACGTATGATAAACACCTTCTGTCATCTATTGCCCCCAATAATACACTTATAACGTGGCTAAACATTATCACACCGCTTTTATCTTGAAAACAGTATGTTAGGACTTCAAACTAGTATTTAA encodes:
- a CDS encoding tetratricopeptide repeat protein, coding for MTEGVYHTSSSLWIGAGATRRKSISKRYWYASEGTEGNVYVQLLTSNLTPVGGKRVVDRDEFEEEYVFEPNLLALDAKSVNVGAEQLELQLQETEAVNALLAQVPTHSAKTTGLKQEEEEAVEKFDKGMTMLRGGYLKQGRRILLAVPEKDVPWKPRHKHLFNDFGKRLRKVQEPEIALKHYLKAIELSPNDDHLCYNIARVYYDLRKMSDCKRWLHRALVENPKLEPAQKFLQAIKNR